One genomic region from Stackebrandtia nassauensis DSM 44728 encodes:
- a CDS encoding peptidoglycan-binding domain-containing protein produces the protein MANPDPDKITDEMWQLWTECEQVISGVRLGGIWADKPGYHNTVDANQANWPDNYSIQLGLDLESPHTKARAIDLTMSDAQMRLHTGRLRAAALDGDPRLSAVREFYGTLDSQNVYGLIKDSTTGSWRSSSSDSSHLWHIHISVFTTFVNDWDSLAPIVSVLADSEGDDDVIGLKKGNSGERVKGLQAALGRAGYPVDVDGEYGPKTAAALLEMRKDMGSSAENGDKVTGYAYAQLLSALAKKQAG, from the coding sequence ATGGCGAATCCGGATCCGGACAAGATCACCGACGAGATGTGGCAATTGTGGACCGAATGCGAACAGGTCATCTCCGGCGTGAGGCTGGGAGGGATCTGGGCGGACAAGCCCGGATATCACAACACAGTGGACGCCAATCAGGCGAACTGGCCCGACAACTACTCGATCCAGCTGGGGCTCGATCTGGAATCCCCGCACACCAAGGCCCGCGCCATCGACCTGACCATGAGTGACGCCCAGATGCGGCTCCACACCGGTAGGCTGCGCGCGGCGGCACTCGACGGTGACCCGCGGCTGAGCGCGGTGCGGGAGTTCTACGGCACCTTGGACAGCCAGAACGTTTACGGGCTTATCAAGGATTCCACGACCGGATCCTGGCGATCGTCCTCATCGGATTCATCGCACCTGTGGCACATCCACATCAGCGTATTCACCACGTTTGTAAACGACTGGGATTCACTGGCGCCGATCGTCTCGGTGCTGGCCGACAGCGAAGGAGACGACGACGTGATCGGATTGAAGAAGGGCAATTCCGGCGAACGGGTCAAGGGGCTCCAGGCCGCGCTCGGCCGCGCCGGATACCCCGTCGACGTGGACGGCGAATACGGTCCCAAGACCGCCGCGGCACTGCTGGAAATGCGCAAGGACATGGGGTCCTCCGCCGAGAACGGCGACAAGGTGACCGGCTACGCCTACGCGCAACTGTTGTCCGCCCTGGCCAAGAAACAAGCCGGCTAG
- a CDS encoding FAD-dependent monooxygenase, whose translation MKAVICGAGIAGLALAQRLASIDWEVVVVEKAPGPREQGYMIDFFGPGLRAATAMGIEPRLRELGYKVREFSYLDETGRKRASLDYQRFSRVADGLLSIMRPDLERTLREALPATVDLRFATTITAIHNRPDGVTVTLSDGQTLEADLLVGADGIHSRTRAMVFGPEERYLRHLGLHTAAFTFTDPEIHAEVRDGFYLTDTVAKEMGMYGMRDGKVSVFTVHRTDSRKLPDDPRAVIRETYADLGWRVPRALELCPPPSHVYYDLVAQIHMPNWVDKRVVLVGDACYAVSLLAGQGASLGIAGAHILAGQLRTGTVDEALARYQRLWHPIATERQRIGRNGAKWIVPTTPTQLWLRRLAIKAMGIPGLDRYLGSALVGKDHTDVDALAVAEEPAAA comes from the coding sequence ATGAAGGCCGTCATCTGCGGAGCCGGAATCGCCGGACTGGCGCTGGCGCAACGACTGGCGAGCATCGACTGGGAGGTCGTGGTCGTCGAGAAGGCGCCCGGTCCGCGCGAACAGGGCTACATGATCGACTTCTTCGGCCCCGGCCTGCGCGCCGCCACGGCGATGGGCATCGAGCCCCGGCTGCGGGAACTCGGCTACAAGGTCCGGGAGTTCTCCTATCTGGACGAGACCGGCCGCAAACGCGCCAGCCTCGACTACCAGCGGTTCTCCAGGGTCGCCGACGGACTGCTGAGCATCATGCGCCCCGACCTGGAGCGCACCCTCCGCGAGGCGCTGCCCGCAACCGTCGACCTGCGGTTCGCCACCACGATCACCGCCATCCACAACCGCCCTGACGGCGTCACGGTGACCCTTTCGGACGGACAGACGCTGGAAGCCGACCTGCTGGTGGGCGCCGACGGCATCCACTCGCGAACCCGCGCGATGGTCTTCGGACCCGAGGAGCGCTACCTGCGGCACCTGGGACTGCACACCGCCGCGTTCACCTTCACCGATCCCGAGATCCACGCCGAGGTGCGCGACGGCTTCTACCTCACCGACACCGTCGCCAAGGAGATGGGCATGTACGGCATGCGCGACGGCAAGGTCTCGGTGTTCACCGTGCACCGCACCGATTCGCGGAAGCTGCCGGACGATCCCCGCGCGGTGATCCGCGAGACCTACGCGGACCTGGGCTGGCGGGTGCCGCGAGCACTGGAACTGTGCCCGCCGCCCTCGCATGTCTACTACGACCTGGTGGCCCAGATCCACATGCCGAACTGGGTGGACAAGCGGGTGGTGCTGGTCGGGGACGCCTGTTACGCGGTGTCGCTGCTGGCCGGGCAGGGCGCCTCGCTGGGGATCGCGGGTGCCCACATCCTGGCCGGGCAACTGCGCACCGGCACGGTCGACGAGGCCCTGGCCCGCTACCAGCGACTGTGGCACCCGATCGCGACGGAACGCCAGCGCATCGGACGCAACGGGGCCAAGTGGATCGTGCCGACCACTCCGACCCAGCTGTGGCTGCGTCGGCTGGCGATCAAGGCCATGGGCATCCCCGGCCTGGACCGCTACCTCGGCTCGGCGCTGGTCGGCAAGGACCACACCGACGTCGACGCGCTGG
- a CDS encoding TetR/AcrR family transcriptional regulator, giving the protein MAPETNAQRGHEVRRRLLAATVALIGEKGWNAVSTRMVAERAGVRSGIVHYHFTSVAALLREASLGTVRQILTGFAPILRQYDDATAGIDSILDALDRYSGRDATSLLMFEAYLAATRDAELRAELSALVAEFRDLVADWLAERGQAAPRETAAVLAATLDGFVLHKALDPNLSAEVFKPVLRRILHPVDESEN; this is encoded by the coding sequence ATGGCACCCGAGACCAACGCCCAGCGCGGCCACGAGGTGCGGCGCAGGCTGCTGGCCGCGACCGTCGCACTCATCGGGGAGAAGGGCTGGAACGCCGTCAGCACCCGCATGGTCGCCGAGCGGGCCGGGGTGCGGTCCGGGATCGTCCACTATCACTTCACCTCGGTCGCCGCGCTGTTGCGCGAGGCGTCCCTGGGGACGGTGCGCCAGATCCTGACGGGCTTCGCCCCGATACTGCGGCAGTACGACGACGCCACCGCGGGCATCGACTCCATCCTGGACGCACTCGACCGCTACAGCGGCCGTGACGCCACCTCGCTGCTGATGTTCGAGGCGTACCTGGCCGCCACCCGCGACGCGGAACTGCGAGCCGAACTGTCCGCCCTGGTCGCCGAGTTCCGCGACCTCGTCGCCGACTGGCTCGCCGAACGTGGCCAGGCCGCGCCCCGCGAGACCGCCGCCGTCCTCGCGGCGACCCTCGACGGCTTCGTGCTCCACAAAGCCCTGGACCCGAACCTGAGCGCCGAGGTGTTCAAACCCGTCCTCCGGCGCATCCTCCACCCCGTCGACGAAAGCGAGAACTGA
- a CDS encoding CaiB/BaiF CoA transferase family protein: MGPLSGIRVIELASLAPAPFTATVLSDLGAEVLRLDRAETVPSTTGSPPPEPLGRGRRSVAVDLKRPGGASLVLDLVGRTDVLLEGFRPGVCERLGIGPDACLARNPRLVYGRLTGWGQTGPLAQRAGHDINYLALSGALYPIGPADGPPTPPINYVADFGGGGMLLAVGVLAALFERERSGAGQVIDAAMTEGAGLLSSLLHGLKARGMWSDERGGNPLDGTAPFYGTYACADGGFVAVGALEPQFYAELVKGLELIDPPTQYDQSGWPEARRRFADAFASRTRDEWAAVFEGTDACVTPVLTLDEAPDHPHNRARASFTEVAGLRQPAPAPRLSRTPGAVAGPAPQPGEHTRAALTDWGISAEDLAGLFATGVLSELE, translated from the coding sequence ATGGGCCCGCTTTCGGGGATCCGGGTCATCGAGCTGGCGAGTCTGGCCCCGGCACCGTTCACCGCCACCGTCCTGTCCGACCTGGGCGCCGAGGTGCTGCGGCTCGACCGCGCCGAGACCGTGCCGTCCACGACCGGGAGCCCGCCGCCCGAACCCTTGGGGCGGGGGCGCCGGTCGGTGGCGGTGGACCTGAAGCGGCCCGGCGGCGCCAGCCTGGTCCTGGACCTGGTCGGCCGCACCGATGTCCTGCTGGAGGGTTTTCGGCCGGGCGTGTGCGAACGGCTGGGCATCGGCCCCGACGCGTGCCTGGCCCGCAACCCCCGGCTCGTCTACGGACGGCTCACCGGCTGGGGCCAGACCGGGCCGCTGGCGCAGCGCGCCGGTCACGACATCAACTACCTGGCGCTGTCGGGCGCGCTGTACCCGATCGGGCCCGCCGACGGCCCGCCCACCCCGCCCATCAACTACGTCGCCGACTTCGGCGGCGGCGGGATGCTGTTGGCCGTCGGCGTGCTGGCGGCCCTGTTCGAACGGGAACGCTCCGGGGCCGGGCAGGTCATCGACGCGGCCATGACCGAGGGCGCCGGGCTGCTGTCGTCGCTGCTGCACGGCCTCAAGGCGCGCGGCATGTGGAGCGACGAACGCGGCGGCAACCCGTTGGACGGCACCGCGCCGTTCTACGGCACCTACGCGTGCGCGGACGGTGGGTTCGTGGCCGTGGGCGCCCTGGAACCGCAGTTCTACGCCGAACTGGTCAAGGGGCTCGAGCTGATCGACCCGCCGACCCAGTACGACCAGTCCGGCTGGCCCGAAGCCCGCCGCCGGTTCGCCGACGCCTTCGCCAGCCGCACCCGCGACGAGTGGGCGGCGGTCTTCGAGGGCACCGACGCCTGTGTCACGCCGGTGCTGACACTCGACGAGGCGCCCGACCATCCGCACAACCGGGCCCGCGCGTCGTTCACCGAGGTCGCCGGACTGCGGCAGCCCGCGCCTGCGCCCCGGCTGTCGCGCACCCCCGGCGCGGTCGCCGGACCCGCCCCGCAGCCCGGCGAACACACCCGCGCCGCCCTGACCGACTGGGGCATCTCGGCCGAGGACCTGGCCGGACTGTTCGCCACCGGGGTGCTGTCTGAACTGGAGTGA
- a CDS encoding sulfatase-like hydrolase/transferase — protein MRLRKSLLAVAIAVFAIVSATVGAVVVFGDDATSNKDKPNIIYFLVDDMSADLLPYMDTVSSLADGGTKFDNYFVSNSLCCTSRATMFTGQHPHNSGVLGNTPEDHGGYEYFEPLEDETYAKQIQDTGDYHTAYLGKYLNGYKMKEGYKVPAGWDEWHVADGGGYNEYDYKLSEYTGGDDKPISDGDGKYLVDLMADRAVESIDRSRDAEKSFFVQVAPFSPHSGVGKDGGPRFPPAKRDRPGADEKHGDCGKVDCADLDVTKLPGFNEDTKDKPDWVRQKPLTDKEIKELNRDFRNRARMVQSVDDMVEKVTKSLSQSELDNTYIMFGSDNGFHLGQHRLMRGKTTAYDHDVRTPFLVKRPGSSGGDSIKSDEIVQNVDLYPTLIDIANGDEDGPTDRDGRSLRRLIDGEKEPDWRNAAYVEHYKSPKPGTGDPDAEDLGPKKGNSSPPTYDAIRTAQDLLVDYKGYEQPEFYDLDADPYQLDNKPDDPRADELKDPLADLANCGKKGHPDCWEAAHIGAD, from the coding sequence ATGCGGCTGCGCAAGAGTCTGCTGGCGGTGGCGATCGCCGTGTTCGCGATCGTGTCCGCCACCGTCGGTGCCGTCGTCGTCTTCGGCGACGACGCGACGTCCAACAAGGACAAACCGAACATCATCTACTTCCTCGTCGACGACATGTCGGCGGATCTGCTGCCGTACATGGACACGGTGAGCTCGCTGGCCGACGGCGGCACCAAGTTCGACAACTATTTCGTGTCGAACTCGCTGTGCTGCACCTCGCGGGCGACCATGTTCACCGGCCAGCACCCCCACAACTCCGGCGTGCTGGGCAACACCCCCGAGGACCACGGCGGCTACGAGTACTTCGAACCCCTGGAGGACGAGACCTACGCCAAGCAGATACAGGACACAGGGGACTACCACACCGCCTACCTCGGCAAGTACCTCAACGGGTACAAGATGAAGGAGGGCTACAAGGTCCCGGCCGGTTGGGACGAATGGCACGTCGCCGACGGCGGCGGCTACAACGAATACGACTACAAGCTCAGCGAGTACACCGGCGGCGACGACAAACCCATCAGCGACGGCGACGGGAAGTACCTGGTGGACCTGATGGCCGACCGCGCCGTCGAGTCCATCGACCGCTCCCGCGACGCCGAGAAGTCGTTCTTCGTACAGGTGGCACCGTTCTCACCGCACTCCGGCGTCGGCAAGGACGGCGGCCCGCGGTTCCCACCGGCCAAACGCGACCGCCCCGGTGCCGACGAGAAGCACGGCGACTGCGGCAAGGTCGACTGCGCCGACCTCGACGTCACAAAGCTTCCGGGATTCAACGAGGACACGAAGGACAAACCCGACTGGGTTCGCCAGAAACCACTCACCGACAAGGAGATCAAGGAACTCAACCGCGACTTCCGCAACCGCGCCCGGATGGTGCAGTCGGTGGACGACATGGTGGAGAAGGTGACCAAGTCGCTGTCACAGTCCGAACTGGACAACACCTACATCATGTTTGGCTCCGACAACGGATTCCACCTCGGACAGCACCGGCTCATGCGCGGCAAGACCACCGCCTACGACCACGACGTGCGCACCCCGTTCCTGGTGAAACGCCCCGGCTCCTCCGGCGGCGACTCGATCAAGAGCGACGAGATCGTCCAGAACGTCGACCTGTACCCGACGCTGATCGACATCGCCAACGGCGACGAGGACGGCCCGACCGACCGCGACGGCCGCAGCCTGCGGCGGCTCATAGACGGCGAGAAGGAACCCGACTGGCGAAACGCGGCATACGTCGAGCACTACAAGTCCCCGAAACCGGGAACCGGCGACCCCGACGCCGAGGACCTCGGTCCCAAGAAGGGCAACTCGTCTCCGCCGACCTACGACGCGATCCGCACCGCCCAGGACCTGCTCGTCGACTACAAGGGATACGAGCAACCGGAGTTCTACGACCTGGACGCCGACCCCTACCAGCTCGACAACAAACCGGACGACCCCCGAGCCGACGAGCTGAAGGACCCGCTCGCCGATCTGGCCAACTGCGGCAAGAAGGGCCACCCCGACTGCTGGGAGGCCGCCCACATCGGAGCCGACTGA
- a CDS encoding sensor histidine kinase — MTRAPRGLASRITALCLLVAVVTVVVSGVVADRLIASTADDLNREALTQQADGVAELVKPEDHDKPLLGIPRIVKVLRGQQVSIVVRYPDGHYGKSGDTAQTAARQAGLDKVEPGKAKSKLVTVDGRDLRVEARGLEPGLSFALVRPVKVSQDSGEQLLRNVLLALAIGLAVAVAAGLLLSAPLSRPLRDTAKVALAMRQGRRDLRAPVGGAAEVAEVARSVNELADALGHSESRQRDFLLSVSHELRTPLTSIKGFAESLADGVVDGDDTRRVGGTMLAEADRLERLVTDLLDLARIGADEFRLDLTDIDPLDIARSTAEAWRPRCADRDIDFRVEAPEATSPVLADPRRLRQVLDILMDNAVRLTPAAAPLVLAVTEMPAAVAIAVRDGGPGLSEDDYPVAFERGALHARYRGRRQGGSGVGLALAHRLTHRMGAELTVGAAPEGGAAFTVTFDQPTSLQDPNTTPTAREQPSRTVDSANP, encoded by the coding sequence ATGACCCGGGCACCGCGTGGACTCGCCAGCCGGATCACGGCGCTGTGCCTGCTGGTCGCCGTCGTGACCGTCGTGGTCTCCGGCGTCGTCGCCGACCGGCTCATCGCCTCCACCGCCGACGACCTCAACCGGGAGGCGTTGACGCAGCAGGCCGACGGTGTGGCCGAGCTGGTCAAGCCCGAGGACCACGACAAACCGCTGCTGGGCATTCCCCGGATCGTCAAGGTGCTGCGCGGCCAGCAGGTGTCCATCGTGGTGCGATACCCCGACGGGCACTACGGCAAGTCCGGAGACACGGCCCAGACCGCCGCCCGGCAGGCCGGACTGGACAAGGTGGAACCCGGCAAGGCGAAATCCAAACTCGTCACCGTCGACGGCCGTGACCTGCGAGTCGAGGCGCGCGGCCTGGAACCCGGCCTGTCGTTCGCGCTGGTGCGTCCGGTGAAGGTCAGCCAGGACTCCGGCGAACAGCTGCTGCGCAACGTCCTGCTGGCGCTGGCCATCGGACTGGCGGTGGCCGTTGCCGCCGGGCTGCTGCTGTCCGCGCCGCTGTCGCGGCCTTTGCGCGACACCGCGAAGGTGGCGTTGGCGATGCGGCAGGGCCGCCGCGACCTGCGGGCGCCGGTCGGTGGCGCTGCTGAGGTCGCCGAGGTGGCCCGGTCGGTGAACGAGCTCGCCGACGCGTTGGGCCACAGCGAATCCCGGCAACGTGACTTCCTGCTGTCGGTGTCCCACGAACTGCGCACGCCGTTGACGTCCATCAAGGGCTTCGCCGAATCGCTGGCCGACGGCGTCGTGGACGGCGACGACACCCGCCGGGTCGGCGGCACCATGCTCGCCGAGGCCGACCGGCTGGAACGGCTCGTGACCGACCTGCTCGACCTGGCCCGCATCGGCGCCGACGAGTTCCGGCTCGACCTCACCGACATCGACCCGCTCGACATCGCCCGCTCGACCGCCGAGGCGTGGCGGCCGCGCTGCGCCGACCGCGACATCGACTTCCGCGTCGAGGCACCCGAGGCCACCTCGCCGGTGCTGGCCGACCCGCGACGGCTGCGGCAGGTCCTCGACATCCTGATGGACAACGCCGTACGGCTCACCCCGGCTGCCGCGCCACTGGTGCTGGCGGTGACCGAAATGCCTGCCGCCGTAGCGATCGCGGTCCGCGACGGCGGCCCCGGGCTCAGCGAGGACGACTACCCGGTCGCCTTCGAACGCGGCGCGCTGCACGCTCGATACCGGGGCCGACGACAGGGCGGATCCGGGGTCGGATTGGCGCTGGCACACCGGCTCACCCACCGGATGGGAGCCGAACTGACCGTCGGAGCCGCCCCCGAAGGCGGCGCCGCGTTCACCGTCACGTTCGACCAGCCCACATCTTTACAAGACCCGAACACGACCCCCACAGCCCGCGAACAGCCCTCCCGCACTGTGGATTCAGCAAACCCGTAA
- the trpS gene encoding tryptophan--tRNA ligase gives MTTIATNQLTVPDEIRSRPGTARMLTGDRPTGKLHIGHYFGSLRNRVRLQNQGVDSLVVIADYQVLTDRDIAADLSGHIHEIVLDYLAAGISPQRSTIFTHSAVPALNQLLLPFLSLVSTAELDRNPTVKEEIAAARRASVSGLIYTYPAHQAADILFCDATVVPVGDDQLPHLELTRTIARRFNDRYGKVFTVPKPLLSPAPRLLGVDGRTKMSKSRGNAIALSATADETARLIKSAVTDADRHINYDPANRPGVSNLLLLIGLCTGQEPEQVAESLSGAADLKRTCTEAVNEFFAPLRRRRRELAADPAQVGRIITEGNTRARTIADDTLDRVRRAMGTFA, from the coding sequence GTGACCACCATCGCGACCAACCAGCTGACCGTGCCGGACGAGATCCGCTCCCGCCCCGGCACCGCCCGAATGCTCACCGGAGACCGCCCCACCGGCAAACTCCACATCGGACATTACTTCGGCAGCCTGCGCAACCGGGTCCGCCTACAGAACCAGGGCGTGGACTCACTCGTCGTCATCGCCGACTACCAGGTCCTCACCGACCGCGACATCGCCGCCGACCTGTCCGGACACATCCACGAGATCGTGCTGGACTACCTGGCAGCGGGCATCAGCCCACAACGCTCCACGATCTTCACCCACAGCGCGGTACCGGCGCTGAACCAACTGCTGCTGCCGTTCCTGAGCCTGGTGTCGACGGCCGAACTGGACCGCAACCCCACCGTCAAGGAGGAGATCGCCGCCGCCCGCCGCGCGAGCGTCAGCGGCCTCATCTACACCTACCCGGCCCACCAGGCCGCCGACATCCTGTTCTGCGACGCCACCGTCGTACCCGTCGGGGACGACCAACTCCCACACCTGGAACTGACCCGCACCATCGCGCGGCGCTTCAACGACCGCTACGGCAAGGTCTTCACGGTCCCCAAACCCCTGCTGTCCCCGGCACCACGACTGCTGGGTGTGGACGGCCGCACCAAGATGAGCAAGAGCCGGGGCAACGCGATCGCACTGAGCGCCACCGCCGACGAAACGGCCCGGCTCATCAAGAGCGCGGTCACCGACGCCGACCGCCACATCAACTACGACCCGGCCAACCGCCCCGGAGTATCAAACCTGCTGCTCCTCATCGGACTGTGCACCGGCCAGGAACCCGAACAGGTCGCCGAAAGCCTGTCGGGAGCCGCCGACCTGAAACGCACCTGCACCGAGGCGGTCAACGAGTTCTTCGCCCCGCTGCGACGACGACGGCGCGAACTGGCGGCCGACCCCGCCCAGGTCGGCCGAATCATCACCGAGGGCAACACCCGAGCCCGCACCATCGCCGACGACACCCTCGACCGGGTACGCCGAGCAATGGGCACCTTCGCCTGA
- a CDS encoding GNAT family N-acetyltransferase, with product MRYDGTAILDIADEISGTYAEIFSQPPWNKAHDSDPDVVMRGFRTRLDKDMERPGFRVVVARSAAGIDGFASGWVTPSPYPDNRAYGKVSDSIGAEAVAELLVGAIEVDELAVRERARGKGLARRLLADLTADAPEGRAWLLTWTGAPEAVEFYERLGWYRVPVVPGRENDIVTFLAPTHPRAV from the coding sequence ATGCGTTACGACGGCACCGCGATACTGGACATCGCCGACGAGATCAGCGGCACCTACGCTGAGATCTTCTCGCAGCCGCCGTGGAACAAGGCTCACGACAGTGACCCGGACGTGGTGATGCGGGGGTTTCGCACCCGGCTGGACAAGGACATGGAGCGGCCCGGGTTCCGGGTGGTCGTGGCCCGGTCTGCGGCCGGGATCGACGGGTTCGCGTCGGGATGGGTGACGCCGTCGCCGTATCCGGACAACCGGGCGTACGGCAAGGTCAGCGACAGTATCGGCGCCGAGGCGGTGGCGGAGCTGCTGGTCGGGGCCATCGAGGTGGACGAACTGGCGGTGCGGGAGCGGGCTCGCGGCAAGGGGCTGGCCCGTCGACTGCTGGCGGACCTGACCGCTGACGCTCCCGAGGGGCGGGCTTGGCTGTTGACCTGGACCGGGGCGCCCGAGGCCGTGGAGTTCTACGAGCGGCTGGGCTGGTACCGGGTACCGGTGGTGCCCGGACGGGAGAACGACATCGTGACGTTCCTGGCGCCGACACATCCCCGGGCGGTCTGA
- a CDS encoding AraC family transcriptional regulator — translation MSGRTIAIHHVNAALRGARASGLDVEPVLRAAGIPPRLCEEERARVTPDQFTRLIQGLWLAMDDELMGFGPQPSRRGTFAMMCHATIGCRSLGHALRRGTAFYALFPGAPRVAIDRGDGRAAMSFALPGFDDPDHFLTESLLVIWHRYSSWAIGRRIPLDGLDLAYPAPSHAAEYDLMFGCPLRFGAPTTVLTFAERYLDYPLLQDEASLRVFLRDSPADLLGRRDYDSSVGEQVRRMLTHGTTTLDAAAARLAVSPQTLRRRLAAEGTSFRALKDQLRRDAAIEALSRGDESIEDLGRRLGFSEASAFHRAFRRWTGDSPGSYRGR, via the coding sequence ATGTCGGGCAGGACCATCGCGATCCACCACGTCAACGCCGCGCTGCGCGGCGCCCGCGCCAGCGGTCTGGACGTGGAGCCGGTGCTGCGTGCCGCCGGAATCCCGCCGCGCCTGTGCGAGGAGGAACGCGCCCGCGTCACCCCCGACCAGTTCACCCGCCTGATCCAGGGGCTGTGGCTGGCGATGGACGACGAGCTGATGGGCTTCGGGCCGCAGCCGTCGCGGCGCGGCACCTTCGCCATGATGTGCCACGCCACCATCGGTTGCCGCAGCCTCGGGCACGCCCTGCGCCGGGGCACCGCGTTCTATGCCCTGTTTCCCGGCGCGCCCCGGGTGGCCATCGACCGGGGCGACGGCCGGGCCGCGATGAGCTTCGCGCTGCCCGGCTTCGACGACCCCGACCACTTCCTCACCGAGTCGCTGCTGGTCATCTGGCACCGTTACTCCAGCTGGGCCATCGGACGCCGCATTCCGCTGGACGGCCTCGACCTGGCGTATCCGGCGCCGTCGCACGCGGCCGAGTACGACCTGATGTTCGGCTGCCCGCTGCGGTTCGGCGCCCCGACCACCGTGCTGACCTTCGCCGAGCGCTACCTGGACTATCCACTGTTGCAGGACGAGGCGAGCCTGCGGGTGTTCCTGCGGGACTCCCCGGCCGATCTGCTGGGGCGCCGCGACTATGACTCCAGTGTCGGGGAACAGGTGCGGCGCATGCTGACCCATGGAACCACCACACTGGACGCGGCTGCCGCGCGGCTGGCGGTCAGCCCGCAGACGCTGCGGCGTCGGCTCGCCGCCGAGGGGACCTCGTTTCGGGCGCTGAAGGACCAGTTGCGCCGCGACGCCGCGATCGAGGCGCTGAGCCGGGGCGATGAGTCGATAGAGGATTTGGGGCGACGGCTGGGGTTCTCCGAGGCCAGTGCTTTTCATCGGGCGTTTCGGCGCTGGACCGGGGACTCGCCGGGGTCGTATCGGGGTCGCTAG
- a CDS encoding acyl-CoA dehydrogenase family protein, which yields MRRDIFTDEHDAFRETARTFAEREIVPHHGQWEEDGLVPRELWTAAGRQGLLCVDLPEKYGGAGLDDFRYHAIVAEELARSRATGVGFVVHNDMAVPYLSRLATEEQKDRWFSGLCAGELIAAIAMSEPGAGSDLQGIATTAVRDGEDYVLNGQKTFITNGIHADLVIVLARTDPEAAHLGFSLFAVERGMEGFERGRKLDKIGMRAQDTAELFFNDVRIPAANLVGEEGKGFIYLMEGLPRERLAIAVVGQAGAEAVFDETVEYVRGRKAFGRNIGKFQHVRMTMAEMKTELHIGRTFVDQCMLALNAGELDVTEAAMSKWWITEMQKRVTDQCLQLHGGYGYMSEYPIAQAYLDTRAQTIYGGTTEIMKEIIGRSLDL from the coding sequence ATGCGCCGTGACATCTTCACCGACGAGCACGACGCGTTCCGCGAAACCGCGCGCACCTTCGCCGAACGCGAGATCGTTCCGCACCACGGACAGTGGGAGGAGGACGGACTGGTCCCACGGGAACTGTGGACGGCCGCCGGACGGCAGGGCCTGCTGTGTGTGGACCTGCCGGAGAAGTACGGCGGCGCGGGCCTGGACGACTTCCGCTATCACGCGATCGTGGCCGAGGAGCTGGCCCGCTCGCGTGCCACCGGGGTGGGTTTCGTCGTCCACAACGACATGGCCGTGCCCTACCTGAGCCGGCTGGCCACCGAGGAGCAGAAGGACCGCTGGTTCTCCGGACTGTGTGCCGGTGAGCTGATCGCGGCGATCGCGATGTCCGAGCCCGGGGCGGGCAGTGACCTGCAGGGGATCGCCACCACGGCGGTCCGCGACGGTGAGGACTATGTGCTCAATGGCCAGAAGACGTTCATCACCAACGGGATCCACGCCGACCTGGTGATCGTGCTGGCGCGCACCGACCCCGAGGCCGCGCACCTGGGGTTCTCGTTGTTCGCGGTGGAACGCGGCATGGAGGGCTTCGAACGCGGCCGCAAGCTCGACAAGATCGGCATGCGGGCGCAGGACACCGCGGAACTGTTCTTCAACGACGTGCGGATCCCGGCGGCCAACCTGGTGGGGGAAGAGGGCAAGGGCTTCATCTACCTGATGGAGGGACTGCCGCGCGAGCGGCTCGCGATCGCCGTGGTCGGGCAGGCCGGTGCCGAGGCCGTGTTCGACGAGACCGTGGAGTACGTCCGCGGTCGCAAGGCGTTCGGGCGCAACATCGGCAAGTTCCAGCACGTGCGGATGACGATGGCCGAGATGAAGACTGAGCTCCACATCGGACGAACCTTTGTGGATCAGTGCATGCTCGCCCTCAACGCCGGTGAACTCGACGTCACCGAGGCGGCGATGAGCAAGTGGTGGATCACCGAGATGCAGAAACGGGTCACCGACCAGTGCCTGCAACTGCACGGCGGCTACGGATACATGAGTGAGTACCCCATCGCCCAGGCCTATCTGGACACTCGCGCGCAGACCATCTACGGTGGTACCACCGAGATCATGAAAGAGATCATCGGCCGTTCCCTTGACCTCTAG